The following coding sequences lie in one Apium graveolens cultivar Ventura chromosome 3, ASM990537v1, whole genome shotgun sequence genomic window:
- the LOC141712745 gene encoding large ribosomal subunit protein uL29c translates to MLSSFSMAPASFSPFPKTLISNSSSFHGIKIAHVCPPRIQCTRGVQISPVKMSKKEEELKEIRALSTEEIQEQVVDLKGELFMLRLQRSARNEFKSSDFRRMRKRVARMLTVRRERELEEGINKRLSRKRDRLWKKSIVVRPPPSLIKLREEEAAEEAKESASS, encoded by the exons ATGTTGAGCAGTTTCTCCATGGCACCTGCTAGCTTTTCCCCCTTTcccaaaaccctaatttcaaattCATCATCTTTTCATGGAATTAAAATTGCCCATGTTTGCCCTCCTCGCATTCAATGCACTCGTGGTGTTCAAATTTCTCCAGTGAAAATGTCTAAAAAAGAAGAGGAGTTGAAGGAGATTAGAGCTTTGAGTACTGAAGAGATTCAAGAACAAGTGGTTGATCTTAAAGGAGAGCTTTTTATGCTTCGTCTTCAGCGCTCTGCTCGTAATGAGTTCAAGTCTAGTGATTTTCGTCGTATGCGTAAAAGG GTTGCACGCATGCTCACTGTTAGGAGAGAGAGAGAACTTGAGGAAGGCATAAACAAGAGGTTGTCAAGAAAGCGTGATCGGCTATGGAAGAAAAGCATTGTTGTGAGACCACCTCCATCTTTAATAAAGTTACGAGAGGAAGAGGCAGCTGAAGAGGCAAAGGAATCTGCAAGTTCTTAA